The Rissa tridactyla isolate bRisTri1 chromosome 1, bRisTri1.patW.cur.20221130, whole genome shotgun sequence DNA segment GCATTcatggagagaaaataaagggtCGCAGAAGGGCTCTTTGAttagcagagaaagaaatgacaAGAGCTAAGGACTGGAAAATGAAGCCTGGCAAATTCAGAAGtatgaaataattgaaaaatgagATTGTGTACACAATTTTGTTGTAATTTCTCAAGTAAATACTGGTGGTTCAAATCATAAACATAATAACCAGTTTTATCCTGTTCATTTCTAATTAAAGTGTGAGCCAGTTCAGGTTAAAAAAATCTAACCAAAAAAGTTATGAAGAGAAGACTGAAGTCTAATCTTTCTTCAGGTCCTGGATAGGAGCCAGTATTCCTGAAACTGTCATTTGTGCCTTGCCTTAAAGATCAGTGAAGGTGTTGCTGTATGTAATACAAAGTAATGAGTACTGTAGAGTAGGATTTAATCCTTGCACATAcgaaacagttttaaaaacagaCTGTTTTCACAGGAGtggtttttcctccttgtttcccAACTCATGcatataattttcaaatattagTTTTCATCTAGAATTTTATGGACTCTTCTCAGTTATGGTTTGAAAAGTAAAGTAGTCcagtctttttatttgtttaccGTTCAGGTCCAACTTTGCATTGCTTGCAGGCACCAAATCTGATTACTGGCTTTGTTACCTTAAAGGTAGACCCTCTTCAGCTGAAGAACCTGAAGGTCTCATATCTATTTTCATGTCATTTCAGGGAAAGATGTGAAGACCTAACCTCATTAAAAGAAGGAACATCCTATTATTTTCAGAACATACTGTTTCTATGGCAGATTGTTTACAATTCCAAAGATTCcacaccctccccccacccaatTTTTAGCTGACCTAACTTAACTTGCAAACTAAAGATGTAGTAGAAACTTGAGATTTTTGACTGAAACAAAGTTGGGCCATAGTCTCAGTGACCAAATCAGAAGTTTCCCACTTTTATTCCACTTTATTTAAACTGCTTCTGGAATCTGCACTGTAAGCTGTACAAATCAGGCAAGACTTGTCAGAAGCTTCTTGAATACATTAGTCTTTTTAAAGATGTCTTTAACATGTCTTCACATGCACTTTTTTGTGCTTTATCCGTGTTTGATACTACTGCAGATGAGCTGTGTAGCTCTATTTTACATTTATGGGCATATAACCTCATACAGTCAAAATTATCAAACTTAAATGTTTGTTCCCATTTAAACATAGAAAATGAAGTGATTCACTCAATTTGGAAATTTCTTATGATTTGATGTTTGCTTGGTAACTGTTCAGAAGAAGAATTTATAATTCAAGTAACGCTCTTGTTTTTATTACATGCAAATATACTCCTAGAAATTCTgttgtatctgaaaaaaaaatctctcatgaAATACCTCACTGACTGCAGTAGCAACAAATACATATGCTAAATCTTCCTACTTTAGCTATATTGTATTCCATATAGGTGTGTGGTATTTTGGCATAACacaaaaaattagttttctgtgAGAGTTCTTTTTGGGTGAGGTATTTAGTGTGTGTAAGCCACTGTTGTTGTTATTGAACCACATAACTTGGCTAAAACCTTCACTTTGCCCACAAATTCTTTTCACatattttctttgttctcattCATTGATAGGTCTCACTTACTAGCTATTAGAGCTGTTAGCAGGAATAATTGATCTTCCTCGTTATTGTTAAGGTGTTTTACAGCAGCAGTGCTCACATTCACTTCGTGTTTTGTGATGATACATATATTGCAAATActgttcccattttctttttctttatgcatGTTTTCATCACACTGGTAAATGCAACCTAGTGCAGAAAGTATCATTGATATTTGTAATAATTTACTAATGTGGGAAGCTGtcctttttttctacttctcCCTTCTCTGTTTATTTGTGACAGGGACTTATGAAGAATATCTTGAAATAAGATTTGGAAGAAAACCATGGTACAGAGTAGCAATAGATTGTCATCAGTTatactgttttttcccccctactaATTGAGTTTAAATTGAGTTTAATTTGAAGTAAAATCTCACAACAGATTGTGAGAGATCCTAGTACAGTTGAAAGTAAAACTGTGCTAATACTGCTCTGTTAATAACGGTCTGACATAGCCAGAGCGACAGATTTTACAGCAATAATGTTTCAGCAGTGACATTGATTTGTTTATCAGATATGGTATCAAGTTAAACTGTTGCAAGATAGGATAGGAAGTTAGAGATCGTTTGTAGCAGGGTAACAGAAACCAAAAGTATTTCCAAAAACCCAGCTTGGAAAGGAAACAAGGGCGTGCTGTTTGCCAACAGTTTTGTGCCGTCAGCCTTCCCGCCTGCTTGCCTGCCTGTGCAGTGGCAGGAATCAGAATGAGGATATAGAAATGCATATATTCAAAGGATAGAATTAATCCAAACtataaaaaataaactatgtCTTAATAATTACAGATTATTATACCACAGAACTTTCACTGTAaatcttctgttttttcattttaactgaatttcttttcattgtgTGAGAACTTCTTTGTAAAATACGAAAGCAGCTGATACAGAaatctataaaataaatatacaagaaGATATTTCTTCCGTTCTGGCTCAATTTATAATAGTCACTGAAGTGTAATTTTAACAAATAACATAAAGATGTCTAATGATATTTCTTCTTCAAGTTATTACtctacaaaaataattaaattgagaTAACAAAGCAGTAATCGAAAACATACTGTGGTAGTGAAACACTCTCGGAGCATCAAGACAAACTAAAGTTATCTGACCGATTCCAATTTGAGGGAAAATTCAacggcatttttaaaaatttatcacTGGGAACAGACATCTAATAACATTTTGGGCCTGTTCTTGGAATGCATGTACTCTGTATATACTTTGTACTTGGTAAAATGTGTAGTTTATCTCTGGGAAAAGAGATAGTAGAATAATGCATACTCTTGATTTGTCTGTTATTCTGTATATAATTTATTAAATCAAAAGCCTTTTCTGGAGTTGCTGTTCAtactgctctcccctctcctcccagcaatTTTGGCAAAACCATGTATCGCACTTGATGATTCAAAGATAAATTCttcttgtatttctgtttatTACAATCTAAAAAATAAGGTTACCATTCTTTCCATGGCAGGTGCATGTTGCCCTCCACCTTTCTATGGTCCCGATCGCCATAGCTGCCTTACAGCCGTTCCTTCCACCTGCCCTTTTGACCTGTACTCTCCACCTACTTCACATCGTTTGTTTTTAACACTCATTGGGTATGAGTCAATTTTGATTTTCCTATTAGTCAGTTATTATGTCCTTTCCCCCCcgttctccctctttttctcttttacctttttttttccgaCCCCccaccaagcaaaacaaaacccaaaccctgtgtttaattttgctttttgaaaagcaCAAGTGTTCTATgaagcagaaaaaggagaaagtaaTTACAGAGTCAGATTCTTCTCTCCTGTTGGTGTAAGACAAATAAATTCAGTGATATTACAGCAGAATGTGTGAAGTAGGAGTGGAATTTGTCAGTTATAAAGCTGGAAGATTTTAAGCTGGAAGCTGGTTGTCCTTAGCTATATGTTGGAGGTATTTTGTTTGAACAATGTGGGGGGAGAAGGGTAAGTTagtgttttctatatttttttaatgctacattGAAACTTTGCTAAAGAATGCTGTATTGTCTCATCTTAAAAGAGTTTAATGGCAATTGGTAACTAAAACGcttttttcagaggaaacaaaCATGTGTAAAATACTCAGCTATCAAAGAATTCTGATGACTAGCACATACATTGATGTTGAAAAAGAACTATTATGTGCATTGCAATATGATATATGTAACAGTTAACACAGcagaaaaattcttccttgtgCCCTGGTAAATTATATAGCTTGTTGAATGTATTCTTTtgcttaaaagggaaaaaaacaaaggtgGTGGTGAAGAAGGTGTCTTAAGTATATGCGTGGTGGGGCATAGTGCTTGTCTGTCCAGCTCAGAGATACTCTTACCAAAAACCCCTCCATATAAATAGAAGATAGGTGCTAATGTTGAACTCGACTTTTGGTGCATATGGATGTATAATAATTGTGTATTATTGAACGTGTGTGTTTATGTAACAGTGAAGGAAGAGAGGTGTATTGATCCAATATATATATGGATGCATACATTTTGAATCTAATACATGTAGAAATCACTGAAGGTATTCCTGTTCCCCTGGCACTAATGAAGTAAATAGAACTTCTGTTTGTAATCCGTAAAAATTGTCACCAACTTGAAACTAGATATTTGTGAtgtatttgcatttctgttttactGGTTTGTGATGTATTAGTGTGTTAAGGTGTGCTTCTTGAATATTCTAATCGATACTGGCACTGTACTCAGCTTTTTCGTATTTTTAGCGTGGGCTAACCTGATTTTACAATGTAAAATTGAATGGAAATGTGTTTGAAGTTAAAAGACAGCATAGTCAGATACCAGCTAGCACTTTAGGGACAGAGAACGTGTGGAAAGTGGTGGTGGTTGCTTGTGTTTCTGAGGCGTATTTGCTGGAATTAATGTTTTTAGAGTCCTGTACAATTCTGCTTGCCTTAGGCTGGGTGGTGTGAAATGTAATTGAACTAATGACTCACTGTGGTGAGATCATTTTTAAGAATGCAGTGGGTTTCTTATTGGGCGATACTATGGCATATATTTGCCCTTTTTTCTCCAGTGATACTGCCTATTTTTGCATTCTGTTTTAGTCTGTCTGTCAAGCACCCACAGCACACCTTCATATCCCTCCTAAAATCCTCTTCCGTATCTGTAGGATATACTTCGCTAGTTACtctttattttgtcttgtttgtGTTAAATCTGTCGTCTTTGTGGTACAGATCACGTATGATTCTGTTTTATAATGACTCCTGCGTGTATGTAGGATTGCACATATTCTTACTTGTATTACTCCCTGCTCTATGCAGAATTTTCTTCTGCAGACTTCAAAGTGTACGCCAACataagtccttttttttctttatttaatgaaAGATGAAGAATGGTAAATGTAAAAATGAACTTGCTTATATTCCTAAAAGCAATCAATGGCTGTGATCGACATAGCCTTTAAAACCTGAACTTAATCTCTCTGACTAATTCCTAGGCTGCATTTTCTCTTTGTTATGAAGTACTGCTTCATTGAATCTGACTTTCTAATGAATGAGCTTTTAACACTAAACGTGTGGTTCTTgaggatttatttaattttaaacagcaaAGTCATGTTGTCGAGAAACCTTTCAAGTCTGAGAGCTTTTCTTAAATGCTTATTTCAGATAAGGACGTGATGTAAGCTTATTCGTGTGTTGTGGtcattatgatttctttttttctttttaaataaatgaatagtatttttaattgatttaagAATGCTTTATTTGGCAGATAAGGAATCAGTTAAATCATATTATGCCATTAACCCTAGAGATCccactttctcctccttctgGTGTTCATAATACAGAGGATAGTGAGgtagagaaaggaagaagtattacaaaaagaaaaaaatatagttcCTGCTTAGGTTTTTTGGgcacatttcttttcagaagagcTTATTCCTGAAAGAATGTTTTTGAAGTGATAAATTTGGAgcatatgggatttttttttttaaaaagaagcttatTGCATAAAACCATTAAGTTTACTTCCCTCCTGCAACCTCTCAAATAACTATTTCAATTCTTGTAGGAAACTAGGAATAGCTTGGATGAAATCAACACTGTGAGTGAGTACAGTTGAATGTGGATGTCATTGGgattgtttttagaaaaaagctAGTGAAATTAATGTTTGAATATATGTTACACAGTAATTTTAGATAACAGATTATTATCAATTAGATAATACAACTTCTAGGTAGAATTTGGATGGTTATAAATGGCTGGTCTTTGAGGAATACGGAGCTGTAGTACTATTTTTTTGAATCTTCTGTTCTGGTAAGGTAAGGCATAAGCCTAAGTAAACTAAGGGACGTTACAagtactgcctttttttttttttttaaccacaaaaaTAGTTTTGATAATATGCATATGATTAATAATTTAATGATGTAATGGAAAATAGCTTTTTGCTCCCTTaaatctgcaggttttttttaatatgcaactTCAGAAAGATGCTTCAGAAATCcctatttttaatgtaatacttCAGTCAAACTAGCTCTCATGTTCAAGGATATGCTctattgttgtttgttttgtttggtttttttttttaatagaagccaATACTTATTGAGAATTAGCCTTTTAATTATACTGGTAGCTGGTGACACACTGAGCAGTTTATATAACAAGACAAGTGAAATCATGCCGATTGatttttgcagttttttgttttgtttccttctctacCCCCAGCTGGTAACTAAGTCAATGAATGTAGCCACTGTTCatagaaattatgatttttttaaagtgggggATAGTGCAAACCGCTCAACAAACTTTTGTTTGTATGAATATCTTAATTCTTGATTACAATGCTATGGATGACGATGGCTTCTTAAGGCttcttgattctttattgcagaTATAAGATGAGATAGAAAAGGGGATGTAGAATGATGGTATACCGTGGTGGtcaaggaaatacagaaattgaGTAGCTAGCAGTAATGGTGACTGGTTTGTGACAAAGCAGTTGCATGGCTAGAACAGAATATCATCAAAGGAGAAGTGAAGTCAAAATAATACAAAAGTTATTGAGGGCAAGAAAATCTTGGCACACTAGAGATCTAGCTAAACCCCTCCAATGTGAAAATCCAAGCCTTTGAACAGGAATGTCTGTGTTGGTTGCATCAAGCCAAATAACTTTCTTGTCTGTGATTTTTGCCTTCATTTAACCTATCTTTTCCCCTTATCCCTTCCACCACTCCTGTGTAATTATTCAAAGTTGTGTGTTTTCTATGTAGAAACTGTAGATCTGGGATTGTATAcacaagacttttttcttttctgaaaagtacTGTCAATTTTTGGACcaacatgaattattttttttccctatcaaaATTAATGGATTCTGAGCCATTATTTAAAAGACAGCACATAAATGGCTTTGTCTACGCGTGCATGTTAATTGCATGCTGGAGAAATTTGAATTAAGTAGCTATTTAAGTATGAGGTCAAAATGTGTCCAAGTTGTAGCCGTGGAGCATTCAGAATATCTCTGATCAATACTGTTTATgacttaaatttaaaaatatcttatcATGCAAAATGTTGAACTTGTGCTTTAGAAAAGTATTCCCGAGTggaatttttgtttaaaaattcttttatatTTACAGAGAAACTGAGccatacaaatatttttaaaagtttgcacTTCCTTTAAggctatttattttctaaaaaagagGACTTGAATATTTTTGACAAATATACATATGGTGTTACACTAACAAACGGCCATGCAACATATATCTTACATAATGAAGAAATTGAAGATACAAGACCTAGTCTATTTAACATATATATTGAAAATTTACAGTCTCGCCAATagtttaaaaaagtttttcttatttGGCAGTATTTTTCTACAATTTGTTCAAATATTCCGCTTGATGTGTTTTGGTGAATACTGAAATCTAGTCAGTGACAACCTGAGGTACTAAACATTTCTGCCTTACTTCGTTGTCTTCAAAGGTaatctttttgttccttttaggCTCTATCCATGAGTTGTGTATTACAGCGTTATTTGGCATGGGATCTGCTTCCACTATTGAAACAACTCGCTTTTTCATCTTACTTTTCAGAACTTTCTGAAACTTTTGTCTTGTGAATGCATAAAGTAGAGGGTGAAATATAGTTGTTCCGTATGCCATTACTAGAAAACATAATCGCAACTTTACCAAAAGGTCACTTGGGCCCAAACATAAGATGGTGGTGTTTAAAACAGAGATGGGTGTCCAGCAGAGAAGGAATGTTGAGATAATCAAGAGGGACATTCTGAAGACTCTCTTTTGCCGTTCTCGTCGCTCCCGGTGCCGTTTTACGGCTCGGCGGAGAGCAATTATGACAGAGACAGAAGTCCTTACGCCAAAGACGACGTTTCTTCCTGCACTGCTGTGGGACACGTCTGTAGTCTCGTGCTGAGTGGTCAAAGaaatagtttttttctttctagcttttttcttttgtcctgttGTAAATCTTGTACCAATCCGAATATTTAGAGCCTGGAGTATTTTGGTGTACGTGATTAGCATTACTATAACAGTGAAGAAAAAGATTGGAATCTGAACGAGAAGGTGGTAGTACATTCCTAGCTCAGTGTGGTACTCGTTTGTACTCACGCACAAAAGTGTCTTATTTTCCCAAGTACTTGCGCTTCGAAGGCTGAAAAAGTTGACTTCAATGAAAGgaatcaggaaggaaaaaagtgaaatgatCCATATTGATGTCATTAATATCACAGCCCTTCCCATGGTCAGAATTCGATTGGCAGGTTTTACGGAGATGTCGTATCGGTCCAGAGTGATAGCAAAGACGTTGATTGCAGTTGAAACGCTTGCGAAAGAGACACA contains these protein-coding regions:
- the GPR22 gene encoding G-protein coupled receptor 22 — its product is MCFSPILEVNMQSESNITVRDAIDDIDTNMYRPLSYPLSFQVSLTGFLMLEIVLGLGSNLTVLVLYCMKSNLINSVSNIITMNLHVLDVIICVGCIPLTIVILLLSLESNTALICCFHEACVSFASVSTAINVFAITLDRYDISVKPANRILTMGRAVILMTSIWIISLFSFLIPFIEVNFFSLRSASTWENKTLLCVSTNEYHTELGMYYHLLVQIPIFFFTVIVMLITYTKILQALNIRIGTRFTTGQKKKARKKKTISLTTQHETTDVSHSSAGRNVVFGVRTSVSVIIALRRAVKRHRERRERQKRVFRMSLLIISTFLLCWTPISVLNTTILCLGPSDLLVKLRLCFLVMAYGTTIFHPLLYAFTRQKFQKVLKSKMKKRVVSIVEADPMPNNAVIHNSWIEPKRNKKITFEDNEVRQKCLVPQVVTD